Proteins from a single region of Bacteroidia bacterium:
- a CDS encoding hydroxymethylglutaryl-CoA lyase, which translates to MRIVATPRDAMQGKKNFIPTKLKAEYINCLLKVGFDTIDFGSFVSPKAIPQLSDTVEVLKMLDLSATKTKLLAIVGNLKGAQIGSAFDEISYFGYPFSISNTFLKLNINSNVDGALGTIEEMQNLVSKSNKELVIYFSMAFGNPYGDEHNDDLVINAIDKLQNIGIKTISLADTLGVGDNAVIANSFARVKREFPKIELGMHLHVSLEEANGKIDAAYKAGCRYFDVAMLGMGGCPMSAHDMVGNLSTEQLMEYLEYNNLEVPLKKDRLEDAVIKAMEVFQFD; encoded by the coding sequence ATGAGAATTGTTGCGACACCAAGAGATGCAATGCAGGGTAAAAAGAATTTTATTCCTACAAAACTAAAGGCGGAATATATAAATTGTTTATTAAAAGTTGGTTTTGATACAATTGATTTTGGTAGTTTTGTTTCACCTAAAGCAATTCCTCAGTTAAGTGATACTGTTGAAGTTTTGAAAATGTTAGATTTATCTGCTACTAAAACAAAACTTTTGGCAATTGTTGGAAATTTAAAAGGAGCGCAAATAGGTTCTGCTTTTGATGAGATAAGTTATTTTGGATACCCTTTTTCTATATCAAACACCTTTTTAAAATTAAACATTAATTCTAATGTTGATGGTGCATTGGGGACTATTGAGGAAATGCAAAATCTAGTTTCAAAATCAAATAAAGAACTTGTAATTTATTTTTCAATGGCATTCGGAAACCCTTATGGGGATGAGCATAACGATGATTTGGTAATAAATGCGATTGATAAACTTCAAAATATCGGAATTAAAACAATTAGTCTTGCAGACACTTTAGGTGTTGGCGATAATGCGGTTATTGCAAATTCTTTTGCCCGAGTAAAAAGAGAATTCCCAAAAATTGAACTTGGGATGCACTTACATGTTTCACTTGAAGAAGCAAATGGAAAGATTGATGCTGCATATAAGGCCGGTTGCAGATATTTTGACGTTGCTATGCTGGGTATGGGTGGTTGCCCAATGTCAGCTCATGATATGGTTGGAAATCTAAGCACAGAGCAGTTAATGGAGTATCTGGAATATAACAATTTGGAAGTTCCGTTAAAAAAAGACAGACTTGAAGATGCGGTTATAAAAGCAATGGAAGTTTTTCAGTTTGATTAA